A portion of the Geminocystis sp. M7585_C2015_104 genome contains these proteins:
- a CDS encoding DUF2949 domain-containing protein, giving the protein MPSKTYQRFIQFLQEEINLSQDSIAMAQKTVEENLGLMPVVLWQYGLVNIEQLNKIYEWLEKA; this is encoded by the coding sequence ATGCCTAGCAAGACCTATCAGCGTTTCATCCAATTCCTTCAAGAGGAAATAAATCTATCTCAGGACTCCATTGCCATGGCACAAAAGACGGTGGAAGAAAATTTGGGCCTGATGCCGGTAGTATTGTGGCAATATGGCCTGGTGAATATCGAACAATTAAACAAAATCTATGAGTGGCTGGAAAAGGCATAA
- a CDS encoding DUF192 domain-containing protein gives MKVPPLFLCFLTLMVGVTGYGVSYRLNAQEKEITGMPQKLPVEAMLLVGGKQIELEVAKTPQQQQLGLMFRPFLPPNRGMLFPFQPASLVTFWMKNVLIPLDMIFVADGTVVQIYHSLPPCYREPCPLYHSDTPVDYVIELAGGRAQQLNIRRGDKLTIKMLSSPAQSEN, from the coding sequence ATGAAAGTGCCACCTTTATTCCTTTGTTTTCTTACTCTAATGGTGGGGGTAACTGGGTATGGTGTCTCTTACCGGCTTAATGCACAAGAGAAGGAGATAACAGGGATGCCGCAAAAGTTGCCGGTGGAGGCAATGCTGCTGGTGGGGGGGAAGCAAATCGAGTTGGAGGTGGCAAAAACGCCCCAACAACAACAACTGGGATTGATGTTTCGCCCCTTTCTTCCTCCTAACCGGGGGATGCTATTTCCCTTTCAACCGGCTAGTCTTGTGACTTTTTGGATGAAAAATGTCCTTATCCCTCTGGATATGATTTTTGTGGCTGATGGCACTGTTGTCCAGATATATCACTCCTTACCGCCGTGCTACAGAGAACCTTGTCCTCTTTATCACTCTGACACCCCTGTCGACTACGTCATTGAATTGGCGGGGGGTAGGGCACAACAGTTGAATATCCGCCGGGGAGATAAATTGACGATAAAAATGCTATCTTCCCCTGCACAATCTGAAAATTAA